The DNA region ACAGCCCCCTCGATTACTGCCGTGTCTTTTTCGCTCTTGGGTTCGTCAGGCTTCTGCTGCGAGATGCTATTCCGTCCTGAGGAAGATGACTTGCTGTGGCGCTTGAGAGCGTCGGTTCCCTTCTCTGTTGCTGTGGCAGATAGGACGGGTCCCTCGTTGGCTCCTTGTGCTGGCGGACCTGCTGCCTGGCCTGGACCTCCTGGACCTCCGGGgccctgcttcttcttgatgctgACCCACTCCATGCCAAATGCCATAAGCAAGGCGACCAGCACCACTCCGAGTGCTGCCAGGAATATGTGTCTGCATGCGAATTCGTAGGCATCTACTACTTGAGACCTGTACTCGGGCCCTACTCTGTCAATGAGATGTGTGGCGCCTTCGGTCACAATGATCCTGGATCCGCCAATGCCAGGGATATCCTGCAACTGGGACACGAGAATGTTGCTGAGAATTGTTTGCCCGACCGAGGTGAAGACGGCACCACCCAACTGCTGTACGAAAAAGTTGATAGCAATTCCCGCCGGCATATCTTGCTTGGAGAGCACCGCCTGGACAGCAAGACCGCTAGTCTGCATGCCGAAGCCCACGCCAAAACCAGCCAGGAACTGGTAGGCGATCCAGTGAGATGAAGGACTGTCCTCTGTGAGGGTGCTGAGAAGGCCCTCACCGATCGACATCAAAATGGGCGCCACGATCATGGACGGCACATAGTAGCCAATTGCCTGGGTGGCAAACCCGGAGCCTATGCTGGAGAAGACCAAGCTGAGCACCAGTGGCACAGTGTAGATTCCCGACTTTATCGGATCGACTTGCTTGACCGTTTGGACTAGTATCATGTCAGCACAACTCCCAAAGCTGGACCGAATGACAACCTACACCAGATTGGCACATAGTACACCAGCATTAGCATGGATCCTGATAGGAAGAATGTGTAGAGGGTGCCAAAGAACACACTCCTCTGCGTAATTACCCTCGGTGGAATGGTTGCGGTCTCGGGCAGCTTGATTTGGACCGTGGTGTAGGCGATAGTGCAGAGTCCAAAGAAGACAAACAGTACAATGATGCGCCAGTCGTTCCAGTCATAGGTCGACCCACCCCATTGCAAGGCAATGAAGAGACAGACTATGCCCGGGAAGAGAAACAGTATACCAATGGGGTCCAGGCGTTTGACATGTTGGCTGAAAGGGGCCGGCGGATGATCCTCCGTTTTGGgagtccaccaccaccagagaaAAACCGAGGCGACGGCACCAattgggaggttgatgtagaaacaccacctccaggtAGCTCCTCCGGTAAAACCACCGCCGACAAGAGGACCCATCACAGACGCCAACCCAAAGACCATACCAAAGAGGCCTTGGAACTGGGGCCTTTTATGCAGTGGAACCATATCGATCAGAACCAGAAGTGTGCCGGAAAAGATGCCGGCTCCGCCCAAGCCGGCAATGGCTCGACCCAGGATGAAGACAATCGAGTTTGTAGCGGATCCGCAGATAGCCGAGCCGATCTCAAAAACCAGAATGCTTGTGAAGAAAGTCCTAAAGTCCTCACTGAGGTCAGTAACGTGTCCACTCGCACACGAGTTTCACAATGACGTACCACTTCTTGTCGTAGAACTTATAAATGCGGCCGAAAACCAATTGGGCACAGGCCGTCGTCAGCATGTATGAGGAGCCATACCAACCAATATCGCCCAGAGAATTAAACTCGTCCGTAATTCTCGGGACAGCcgtggcgatgatggtgcgATCCAGGGCCACCAAGAAGAGGGCGAGAAAGTTACACAGGATCGTGACCCAGAATTTGACACTTTTAGGCTTGTAGAggtcctcatcccccccgaCAGCCGCTCCCGGAGGACCTGAAGCCGGGGCAATCTTCTCGACGTCGCTCATCTGAGGAGTCGAGGTGTCGGTCTGGGTGACCTGTCCCGACTGCCCGCTCCCGCTGCCGAGCGAAGTCAGAGATCGCTTTTCGGTAGCCATGGTGGGCAGATATCCGAGACGATCGGAGACGGCAGAAGTTGCGTAAGGCCGCTGAGATAAAGGGCGAAGAAAGCGTGTGAGAGGTGAGGCGTGACCAGCCGAACCGTTTGAACAAACTTGGACCCACGAGGAAATGAGGTTTGAGGGAGCGTATGTAAATAGGGGCGCGGCAAGGGAGCGATATTCGAAGGGAGTGACCTTGTGCAAACTTTAAAATAAAATACCTGAcctgggtaggtaggtattgCTGCTGCAAGACTCAGACTCAGATTCTGGCGGGTGGGCGAGACAGGAATGCGTCTCGGGCCTATTGCTGCGCGCGGCCAGAGACAAGATGTCGTCAGGTAGGAAGAGAGCGAGCGAGCAGCCTTGATTGGGGTATATGCCCCCGGGACGGAAGATGAGCGAGGTGACGGCCACGAGCAACATCGACAAGCCACAGCCTGGAACTGGAACTACAGCGCAACCGATACCGCAGGACTCTTGTGTTATATAGAAGCTGCGACATGGCCGGTGCCTGCCTCTTGCGAGAAGATCAGAGCAGCCATTGTCCGCCCGAAGCCAGAACTCCGCCAGTTAGGTTGGGTAAACAAGAACTTAGGTTGGAACTAAGTATAAGCAATCTATCCGGGCCGTGTCAAATGTAGGTGCAGCGGACATGAAGCACCGGTCGTTGCAGC from Podospora pseudocomata strain CBS 415.72m chromosome 3, whole genome shotgun sequence includes:
- a CDS encoding hypothetical protein (COG:U; EggNog:ENOG503NUAW) yields the protein MATEKRSLTSLGSGSGQSGQVTQTDTSTPQMSDVEKIAPASGPPGAAVGGDEDLYKPKSVKFWVTILCNFLALFLVALDRTIIATAVPRITDEFNSLGDIGWYGSSYMLTTACAQLVFGRIYKFYDKKWTFFTSILVFEIGSAICGSATNSIVFILGRAIAGLGGAGIFSGTLLVLIDMVPLHKRPQFQGLFGMVFGLASVMGPLVGGGFTGGATWRWCFYINLPIGAVASVFLWWWWTPKTEDHPPAPFSQHVKRLDPIGILFLFPGIVCLFIALQWGGSTYDWNDWRIIVLFVFFGLCTIAYTTVQIKLPETATIPPRVITQRSVFFGTLYTFFLSGSMLMLVYYVPIWFQTVKQVDPIKSGIYTVPLVLSLVFSSIGSGFATQAIGYYVPSMIVAPILMSIGEGLLSTLTEDSPSSHWIAYQFLAGFGVGFGMQTSGLAVQAVLSKQDMPAGIAINFFVQQLGGAVFTSVGQTILSNILVSQLQDIPGIGGSRIIVTEGATHLIDRVGPEYRSQVVDAYEFACRHIFLAALGVVLVALLMAFGMEWVSIKKKQGPGGPGGPGQAAGPPAQGANEGPVLSATATEKGTDALKRHSKSSSSGRNSISQQKPDEPKSEKDTAVIEGAVPTTKSTL